The Branchiostoma floridae strain S238N-H82 chromosome 8, Bfl_VNyyK, whole genome shotgun sequence genome has a segment encoding these proteins:
- the LOC118420861 gene encoding gastrula zinc finger protein XlCGF57.1-like isoform X1: MDRSYSGENSSSVQILQNLARMASTGENSAPKSVRTRSFYLDMAEEGHGSPTAVSQNFCDDESPTGVLRDRDASNAKDQPTASITSSCHQPEQHTDEKPCTCGKYEYMTTEVPHLSDHNYPITHTGEKLQKCDRAKHMGEKPFVCVECGYRTTDENSLSVHMRYHTGEKPYKCDQCDYSTAQKGKLNSHDCEKSYVCGHCSFRTNFKTFLSQHMRSHTKDTLYKCDQCDYSAKRKYNLDNHLATHTGEKPYKCGECRFRTHEKSLLSQHMEIVHTGEYKCNLCDYSARRKRSLDSHLAKHTYKCDQCDYSAARESALRIHLAKKHAGEKPYMCGECGFRAARKSGLSIHMRNHTGVKPYKCDQCDYSAAQRANLISHLAKHTGEKPYMCGECGYRTHRKGHLTHHMKVHTGERPYKCDQCDYSAAKKSTLDSHLVLHSGEKPYMCGECGYRATQKSALTSHMRKHTREKPFKCDQCDYTAATKSALRIHMSNHTGQKRYLCDKCGFRAYGKSQLTVHMRTHVVKTLFKCDQCDFSTVRKGNFNSHLAKHAREKKPFKCDQCDYSTVQKGKLNSHLAKHTGEKPYMCGECGHRTTSKHILYVHLRTHTGEKPYKCDQCNFSAATKLSLKYHLKHHTGVQPYMCDECGYRVSRRSHLTKHIMRLHANEQL; this comes from the exons CAAATTCTGCAGAACCTGGCAAGGATGGCATCGACTGGCGAAAATAGTGCACCCAAATCG GTTAGAACAAGGAGTTTTTACTTAGACATGGCAGAGGAAGGtcatgggtctcctactgcagTTTCTCAGAACTTCTGTGATGATGAGTCCCCCACTGGAGTTTTACGGGACAGGGATGCAAGCAATGCCAAAGACCAGCCCACTGCAAGCATAACTAGTTCTTGTCATCAGCCAGAACAACATACCGATGAGAAACCATGCACCTGTGGGAAGTATGAATATATGACAACTGAAGTACCTCACTTATCTGATCATAATTATCCTAttactcatacaggtgaaaagctTCAAAAATGTGATCGAGCAAAACACATGGGAGAGAAACCCTTCGTTTGTGTGGAATGCGGGTATAGAACAACGGACGAGAATTCCTTATCTGTACATATGAGGTatcatactggtgaaaagccctacaagtgtgaccagtgtgattattctactGCACAGAAAGGCAAATTGAACAGCCATGATTGTGAGAAATCCTATGTGTGTGGGCATTGCAGCTTCAGGACAAACTTTAAGACTttcttatcccaacatatgagaagtcataccaaagacacactctacaagtgtgatcagtgtgactattctgcaaaaCGAAAATACAACTTGGACAACCACCTAGCAAcgcacaccggtgaaaaaccctacaagtgtggggagtgtaGGTTCAGGACACATGAAAAGTCTctcttatcccaacatatggaAATAGTGCATACCGGAGAATACAAGTGtaacctgtgtgactattctgcaagaCGAAAACGCAGCTTGGACAGccatctagcaaagcacacatataagtgtgaccagtgtgactattctgcagcaaggGAATCTGCACTGCGCATCCATCTAGCAAAAAAACAcgctggagagaaaccctacatgtgtggggagtgtgggttcagggcAGCCCGGAAATCTGGcttatccatacatatgagaaaTCATACTGGtgtaaaaccctacaagtgtgaccagtgtgattattctgctgcgcAGAGAGCCAATTTAATCAGCCATCTTGCAaaacacacgggtgagaaaccctacatgtgcggggagtgtggttACCGGACACATCGAAAAGGTCATTTAACTCATCACATGAAAGTACATACCGGTGAAagaccctataagtgtgaccagtgcgactattctgcagcaaagaaatcTACGTTGGACAGCCATCTAGTATTACACAgtggagagaagccctacatgtgtggggagtgtgggtacagggcaactcaaAAGTCTGCCCTAACTtcacatatgagaaaacatactcgtgaaaaacccttcaagtgtgaccagtgtgattatacTGCAGCAACTAAATCTGCACTTCGCATCCATATGTCCAACCACACTGGACAGAAACGCTACCTGTGCGACAAGTGTGGCTTCAGGGCATATGGAAAGTCTCAATTAACtgtacacatgagaactcatgtCGTTAAAACActcttcaagtgtgaccagtgtgattttTCTACTGTACGGAAAGGCAATTTCAACAGCCATCTAGCAAAACACGCTAGAGAGAAGAAACCtttcaagtgtgaccaatgtgactattctactgtgCAGAAAGGCAAATTAAACAGCCacctagcaaaacacactggagagaaaccctacatgtgtggggaatgtggacACAGGACAACTAGCAagcatattttgtatgtacatctGAGAACACATActggggaaaaaccctacaagtgtgaccagtgtaattTTTCTGCAGCAACAAAACTCTCGTTGAAGTATCATCTAAAACACCACACTGGAGTtcagccctacatgtgtgatgagtgtggatacagggtaTCTCGGAGGTCCCACCTAACCAAGCATATCATGAGACTTCATGCAAATGAACAACTGTGA
- the LOC118420861 gene encoding zinc finger protein 761-like isoform X2 — MGEKPFVCVECGYRTTDENSLSVHMRYHTGEKPYKCDQCDYSTAQKGKLNSHDCEKSYVCGHCSFRTNFKTFLSQHMRSHTKDTLYKCDQCDYSAKRKYNLDNHLATHTGEKPYKCGECRFRTHEKSLLSQHMEIVHTGEYKCNLCDYSARRKRSLDSHLAKHTYKCDQCDYSAARESALRIHLAKKHAGEKPYMCGECGFRAARKSGLSIHMRNHTGVKPYKCDQCDYSAAQRANLISHLAKHTGEKPYMCGECGYRTHRKGHLTHHMKVHTGERPYKCDQCDYSAAKKSTLDSHLVLHSGEKPYMCGECGYRATQKSALTSHMRKHTREKPFKCDQCDYTAATKSALRIHMSNHTGQKRYLCDKCGFRAYGKSQLTVHMRTHVVKTLFKCDQCDFSTVRKGNFNSHLAKHAREKKPFKCDQCDYSTVQKGKLNSHLAKHTGEKPYMCGECGHRTTSKHILYVHLRTHTGEKPYKCDQCNFSAATKLSLKYHLKHHTGVQPYMCDECGYRVSRRSHLTKHIMRLHANEQL; from the coding sequence ATGGGAGAGAAACCCTTCGTTTGTGTGGAATGCGGGTATAGAACAACGGACGAGAATTCCTTATCTGTACATATGAGGTatcatactggtgaaaagccctacaagtgtgaccagtgtgattattctactGCACAGAAAGGCAAATTGAACAGCCATGATTGTGAGAAATCCTATGTGTGTGGGCATTGCAGCTTCAGGACAAACTTTAAGACTttcttatcccaacatatgagaagtcataccaaagacacactctacaagtgtgatcagtgtgactattctgcaaaaCGAAAATACAACTTGGACAACCACCTAGCAAcgcacaccggtgaaaaaccctacaagtgtggggagtgtaGGTTCAGGACACATGAAAAGTCTctcttatcccaacatatggaAATAGTGCATACCGGAGAATACAAGTGtaacctgtgtgactattctgcaagaCGAAAACGCAGCTTGGACAGccatctagcaaagcacacatataagtgtgaccagtgtgactattctgcagcaaggGAATCTGCACTGCGCATCCATCTAGCAAAAAAACAcgctggagagaaaccctacatgtgtggggagtgtgggttcagggcAGCCCGGAAATCTGGcttatccatacatatgagaaaTCATACTGGtgtaaaaccctacaagtgtgaccagtgtgattattctgctgcgcAGAGAGCCAATTTAATCAGCCATCTTGCAaaacacacgggtgagaaaccctacatgtgcggggagtgtggttACCGGACACATCGAAAAGGTCATTTAACTCATCACATGAAAGTACATACCGGTGAAagaccctataagtgtgaccagtgcgactattctgcagcaaagaaatcTACGTTGGACAGCCATCTAGTATTACACAgtggagagaagccctacatgtgtggggagtgtgggtacagggcaactcaaAAGTCTGCCCTAACTtcacatatgagaaaacatactcgtgaaaaacccttcaagtgtgaccagtgtgattatacTGCAGCAACTAAATCTGCACTTCGCATCCATATGTCCAACCACACTGGACAGAAACGCTACCTGTGCGACAAGTGTGGCTTCAGGGCATATGGAAAGTCTCAATTAACtgtacacatgagaactcatgtCGTTAAAACActcttcaagtgtgaccagtgtgattttTCTACTGTACGGAAAGGCAATTTCAACAGCCATCTAGCAAAACACGCTAGAGAGAAGAAACCtttcaagtgtgaccaatgtgactattctactgtgCAGAAAGGCAAATTAAACAGCCacctagcaaaacacactggagagaaaccctacatgtgtggggaatgtggacACAGGACAACTAGCAagcatattttgtatgtacatctGAGAACACATActggggaaaaaccctacaagtgtgaccagtgtaattTTTCTGCAGCAACAAAACTCTCGTTGAAGTATCATCTAAAACACCACACTGGAGTtcagccctacatgtgtgatgagtgtggatacagggtaTCTCGGAGGTCCCACCTAACCAAGCATATCATGAGACTTCATGCAAATGAACAACTGTGA